The region GCGTGGATAGTGAAATGAGAGGAGGTAGGCTAATTAAATTAGAGCAATAGTctaagttggtagagcatggtgtttgcaacgccagggttgtgggttcgattcccacaggggaccagtatgggaaaaaaaaaaaaatgtatgaaatgtatgcattcactactgtaagtcgctctggataagagcgtctgctaaattattaaaatgtaaatgtaaatgtaatgtaaaatgtcttaatttaagtttagggttaggattaacaTCAGATTTTATGATGTTGTGGctatgccagctagtgaccacccactgggcacagacgtcaattcaacctctattccacgttggttcaatgcaatttcattgaaatgtcatgtaaacaacgttgattcaaccagtgtgttcccagttgacactgcagagctgcctccagaacaagattcatgacaaaaagCGCTAACTtgctacacttttttttttttataacaatCCCGTCGGCCATATGTTTGACACTCATGCCGTAGACTGTCTCTCTTAAATGTTAATCATTAACCATGATCTGTCTAGCAttgtcccagatcagtttgtgctgtttTGCTTTCTTGGCATgaaaacaaacagatctgggacaaggAAATTATCTCGCTAAGAAAAGGCAATAGCATCATTTCGTTTGGATTGCTATCTATTACCTTTTGGTTGATCTCTCCACCAGAATCTTCACCGGGGGGTCATTTGGGTCCAGGCAAAGTTGACGTCCATTTTTGAGTGTGATACTAAAATAATTAAAGGGAGATTGTCTGTACTCCATAGACTTCTTTCAAGGTCAGGAATTACCAGCTATTCCTTTAATGCATTATCTTCAAGATGTGCACCAGTACCTTTGTTCTGTGTTCCTGTGAGCAAATTATGAAACGTCCACCTTTTCTTATTGTAAGTAACATTTATAAATGTCAAAACATGTAACCTGATGATCAGCTATCAATGTGTTGATTTATCAGTTGAGGGACGAttcaaaaaaactttttttaaatgtattttgtacTTTTTACTTATTCTGAGAAGAAAATTGATTAACAATCATAAACATTATTGATTATAAATGCTATTATGTTGATTTATCAGTTGAGGGAGTTACTCACATGACTTCAGTCTTTGAACAGTACGGACGAGGAGGGAGATGCAGCACTCTCTTCAGATTCCTGAACGGAATACGACCAGTCTGCACGTTGGGGCAAAGGCAGCGTAGAACCCGTGGGTGTCTTTTCCCTATACAGAGGTAGGGTGGAAAGCACAATGGCTTTGTCCTACATTTCTTGGTTACATTTCAGTGTTTATTTTGCATGATGGAAGATGATATTAGAAATACATGCATAAATATATGGGTattggttagggttagagttaggttaagggttactgctgtatatacagtgtaacAACGAGTAGTAGTTACAATAGTTATTACTGTATACACATGATAATAACACCGTAATAAGAACACTGTCATGTAAAGAGTCACCGACACTATTGGAATGTTGATCAGTTGGGAAAACTTCAAATGAAAGTAACCAGGTTATATATTCAATAAAGTAATAAACTATCATGCACTAGTATAAAAATAGTAAAATAGTAGTAATGAATTAGTAATTACGTATACAATATTAAGTAAAAATTGGATGATTATTTACCTTCAGTTGCTGAGAAGATTGCCAGGAGGGTGAGCAGAACGATGGTTATGCTTGCAGTGTTCATGGTGATATCCCTTTACATGCAACGCTGTGGAAGGCTGCTGTAGTATGGGTCTCCAATGATGATTCTGTTGTCGGTTGAGGGTGCCCTGGTTTTTATGGAAATCATGTGGTTTAGCAAATAGAAGAGAGAGCTGCTGAACAGTGTACTCAAGCTTGGAATTCAATGCAGGCAGTTTCATGTCACCCCAAAGCCaacatgtctctctttctctctgtatttgaCTATTGTCTTTGGGGGCCTgtgaaaacatatatatttttagacTTGAACCTGACTGCAGCATTTGGAAGCTATGTGGGTGCTTTTCTTCtggagggccctggtcaaaagtagtacacttaaAGGAAAATACCAatcaaaaactatattttggaatttgtttcattagtccactgttgatacagtcccaaaatgttttgcatgtgagCAATCAAGTTTAAGATATAGACTTTTCAGAATAGAGAAAGTGTCAAAGTATGATGCATTTTAATTTTGAGgtagggattttttttatttttttttatttcacctttattttaccaggtaggctagttgagaacaagatctcatttgcaactgcgacctggccaagataaagcaaagcagttcgacacatacaacaacacagagttacacatggaataaacaaacatacaatcaataatacagtagaaatgtctgtatacagcatgtgcaaatgaggttggataagagaggtaagccaagaaataggccatggtggcgaagtaattacaatatagcaattaaacactggaatggtagaatgtgcagaagacgaatgtgcaagtagagatactggggtgcaaaggagcaagataaataaataaatacagtatggggatgaggtagattggatgggctatttacagatgagctttgtacaggtgcagtgatctgtgagctgctctgacagctgctgcttaaagctagtgagggaggtatgagtctccagctttagtgatttttgcaattcgttccagtcattggcagcagagaacttgaaggagaggcggccaaaggaagaaatggctttgggaatgaccagtgagatatacctgctggagtgcgtgctaggggtgggtgctgctatgtggtgaccagtgagctgtgatcaggcagggctttacctagcagagacttgtagatgacctggagccagtgggtttggcgacaagtatgaagcgagggccagccaacaagagcgtactggttgcagtggtgggtagtatatggggctttggtgacaaaacggatggcactgtgatagactgcatccaatttgttgagtagattgttggaggctattttgtaaatgacatctccaaagtcgaggattggtaggatggtcagttttacgagggtatgtttggcagcatgagtgaaggatgctttgttgcgaaataggaagccgattctagatttcatttgggattggagatgtttaatgtgagtctggatggagagtttacagtctaaccagacacctaggtatttgtagttgtccacatattctaagtcagatccgtccagagtagtgatactggaggggcgggcaggtgcgggcagcgatcggttgaagagcatgcatttagttttacttaaagagcagttggaggccacagaaggagagttgtatgccattgaagctcgtctggacgtaagttaacacagtgtccaaagaagggccaaaggtatacagaatggt is a window of Salmo salar chromosome ssa18, Ssal_v3.1, whole genome shotgun sequence DNA encoding:
- the LOC106577874 gene encoding growth-regulated alpha protein → MNTASITIVLLTLLAIFSATEGKRHPRVLRCLCPNVQTGRIPFRNLKRVLHLPPRPYCSKTEVIITLKNGRQLCLDPNDPPVKILVERSTKRMQESKCTKEVGSTTHTP